One window of Corynebacterium sp. P3-F1 genomic DNA carries:
- a CDS encoding YdhK family protein has translation MFSRTTALIAATAALGLTAAACSSETNDQEAETETATATETGMSESMATQGQSDDDAHGEHGEHGGHDHPADGGPAPAGMVEAANPTYPVGTEVILTADHMPGMEGAKATIVGAFDDTYTYAISYTPTDGGDPVKNHKWVVQEELEDAGSDRLPDGAEKVVTADHMSGMKGATSTIDSSTDETVYMVDVDAEGMKMKNHKWVVESEIQPA, from the coding sequence ATGTTCTCCCGCACAACCGCTCTCATCGCAGCTACTGCAGCCCTCGGCCTCACCGCAGCGGCGTGCTCTTCAGAGACGAACGACCAGGAAGCCGAGACAGAGACAGCTACGGCCACGGAAACCGGGATGAGCGAGTCCATGGCCACACAAGGTCAGTCGGATGATGATGCTCACGGCGAACACGGCGAACACGGGGGCCACGACCACCCGGCTGATGGCGGCCCCGCACCGGCCGGCATGGTCGAGGCAGCCAACCCCACATACCCTGTGGGCACCGAGGTGATTCTCACCGCCGACCACATGCCGGGCATGGAGGGAGCTAAGGCGACGATCGTCGGGGCGTTCGACGACACCTACACCTACGCGATTTCCTACACTCCGACGGACGGCGGTGACCCAGTGAAGAACCACAAGTGGGTGGTCCAGGAAGAGCTCGAGGATGCAGGTAGCGACCGCCTACCGGACGGTGCCGAGAAAGTCGTCACCGCCGATCATATGAGCGGAATGAAGGGTGCGACCTCCACGATCGACTCATCCACTGACGAGACCGTCTACATGGTCGATGTCGACGCCGAGGGCATGAAAATGAAGAACCACAAGTGGGTCGTGGAGAGCGAGATCCAGCCCGCTTAG
- a CDS encoding integrase core domain-containing protein produces the protein MGRRPSALFRRFQLWHNRFVESLHNRMRDELREDNRFEDLTHARVMVDW, from the coding sequence TTGGGGCGTAGGCCTTCCGCGCTGTTTCGGCGATTTCAGCTATGGCACAACAGGTTTGTCGAGTCATTGCATAACCGGATGCGCGACGAGCTACGTGAGGATAATCGTTTTGAGGATCTCACCCACGCCAGGGTCATGGTTGACTGGTGA